The following DNA comes from Streptomyces pristinaespiralis.
CGTTCAGTACGGAGAAGTCGAGCGCGACCATGAACTGCGCGGCGCACAGCACGAACAGGACCAGCCGTGCCCGCCGGTCGAGCCGGGGCGGGGCCGTGCCGGCCGGGGAGGGAAGCGTGGTGTCGGTAGCCATGCCCGTCACCCTCCGGCGGCCCGACCCGCCCCGGGGAGCGAGAACTTATCCTGTTGCCCGCACCACCAGGCATACGGACAGGGGGAGTACGTGGCCACGTCGACCGGGCACGACGCGAAGAAGGCGCACCGGCTGCGCGAGTTGCGGGAGTTCCTGATGAGCCGGCGCGCCCGGATCACTCCGGCGGAGGCGGGCCTGCCCGACGGCGGCGCCCGACGCCGTACACCGGGCCTGCGCCGTGAGGAGGTCGCCGTCCTCGCGGGCGTCGGCGTCTCCTGGTACCAGTGGCTGGAGCAGGGGCGTGACATCACCGTCTCGCCGCAGGTCCTGGACTCGGTGGGCCGGGTGCTCAGGCTCAGCAGCGCCGAGCGCCGCCACCTGTACGTCCTCGCCGGCCTCAACCCGCCGCCGCCCGAGACCGATCCGGGCGACCGCGACATGTGCGCCGGTCTGCGGCGGCTGATCGACGCGTGGATGCCGTATCCGGCGCACATCATGGACGGTTACTGGAACACCGTGATGTACAACGACGCGGCGGCCGCGGTCCTTGGCATGCGGCCCGGCATCGTGCAGAACTGTCTGATCGCGTACTTCACCGACCCCGTCTACCGTGCCCGCAGCTCCGGTTGGGCGGAGAACGCCCCGCAGGTCGTCGCGCAGTTCCGCGCCGCGTGCTCGGAGGGGCCGGACGACGAGGGTTTCCGGACGGTGGTCGCGGAGGCCAAGGCGGCGAGCCCCGAGTTCGCCGAGCTGTGGGAGCGGCGGGACGTCGCGCCCGGCGGGCAGATCCGCAAGGAGATGCAGCATCCTCTGGTGGGCCGACTGGTCGTGGAGTCGACGCAGTTGCGGGTGCCGGCCCGGCCGGACCTGGTGATCGTGATGCACACCCCGGTGCCCGACGCGGCGACGGACACGGCGGCGAAGCTGGAGTGGCTCGCGAGCCCCGAGGGCCGGCGCGGCTCGATGTATCCCGTGGCGGGCTGACACCGGGGCCGATCTATGCTCTGGGCATGACGCAGAGCTCCGACCTCGGCCCCGAGGACCGCAAGATCATCACGCTGGCGCGCAGCGCACGGGCCCGTAACGGTGTCCCCGAGGGCGCGGCCGTCCGCGACGGGACCGGCCGTACCTACGTCGCCGGAACGGTGGCTCTCGACTCGCTGAAGCTGAGCGCGCTGCAGACCGCCGTGGCCATGGCCGTGGCCAGCGGCGCGACGACGCTGGAGGCCGCCGCGGTCGTCTCCGACGCCGAAGCCGCCTCCGACGAGGACCGTGCCGCGGTGCGCGACCTGGGCGGCGCCGGGACGCCGGTGCTGCTCGCGGGCCCGGACGGCGAACTGAAGGCCGCGGTCACCGCGGGCTGAAGCACCCGCGCCCGCGCCCCGCGCGGCGGCCTTCACCGCCGGCCGTGCGGGGCCGGGATGCGCCGGGCGCGGGCGTGCGTGACCGAGGGCCCGTGACATCAGGGACAATGGGCGCCATGAGCGCTCGTACCCAGTCTTCCGAAGCCCCCCATCGGGCCGGCTTCGCCTGCTTCGTCGGCCGCCCCAACGCGGGCAAGTCCACTCTCACGAACGCTCTCGTCGGCCAGAAGGTGGCGATCACCTCGACGCGGCCGCAGACGACCCGGCACACGGTGCGCGGCATCGTGCACCGTCCGGAGGCGCAGCTGATCCTGGTGGACACCCCGGGGCTGCACAAGCCGCGGACCCTGCTCGGTGAGCGGCTGAACGACATCGTGCGCACCACCTGGGCCGAGGTCGACGTGATCGGCTTCTGTCTGCCCGCCGACCAGAAGCTGGGCCCCGGCGACCGGTTCATCGCCAAGGAGCTCGCCGGGATCAAGAAGACCCCGAAGGTCGCCATCATCACCAAGACCGACCTCGTCGACTCCAAGACGCTGGCCGAGCAGCTCATCGCCGTCGACAGGCTCGGCAAGGAGCTCGGCATCGAGTGGGCCGAGATCGTGCCGGTCTCCGCGGTGGGCGACACGCAGGTGCAGCTGGTGGCGGACCTGCTGATCCCGCTCCTGCCGGAGAGCCCCCCGCTCTACCCGGAGGGCGACCTCACGGACGAGCCGGAGCAGGTCATGGTCGCGGAGCTGATCCGCGAGGCCGCGCTCGAGGGCGTACGGGACGAGCTCCCGCACTCGATCGCGGTGGTCGTCGAGGAGATGCTGCCGCGCGAGGACCGTCCCGCGGACCGCCCGCTGCTGGACATCCACGCGAACGTCTACATCGAGCGCCCCAGCCAGAAGGGCATCATCATCGGCCCGAAGGGCAAGCGCCTGAAGGAGGTCGGCACGAAGTCCCGGAAGCACATCGAGGCGCTGCTCGGTACGCCGGTCTTCCTCGACCTCCATGTGAAGGTGGCGAAGGACTGGCAGCGCGACCCCAAGCAGCTGCGCAAGCTCGGTTTCTGATCGCGGGATCCGGGCGGGTGCACGTCGGTCCGCCGGACGGCCGCGTCAGGAACCTTCCTTGAGGACCAGCGAGATCAGCTGACGCTGGGCGTCGGTCAGCCGGGGATCGGAACAGTAGACCGTGCGCCCGTCGACCGTGAGCTGGTAGCTGAACCCGTCGGGGACGCCGATGGGCGGGGTGTCGCGGGCCTCGGACACCGCCTGTGCGGCGAGGGCATGCACGTCGCCGGCATCGGCCCGGTCCGAGGTGTCGACCTCGGCGAGGCGCTCGATCCCGGCGAAGCCTCCTGTACGCCTTACCTGGATACGCATGGTTCCCGTTGTAGTACGGAACGGGGCCGGGCGACAGTCGGGCCGCCCGGCCCACGGGGGAGCCGGGCCGTCAGTCCGACGTCTTCACGCCGACCTGCGACCAGGCCTTGAGCACGGCCTCGTGCTCCTCGCCCTCGCCGTAGCGTGCCGCGGCCGCGGCCACCGTCAGGCGGGCGAAGCTGCCGAAGTCGGCGTCCACCGTCAGTTCGCCGCCGGTCAGCACGTCGAACCAGATCTGCCCGGCCCGCTCCCACGCCCGGCCGCCGAGCCGGGTGGCCAGCAGGTAGAAGGCGTGGTTGGGGATGCCGGAGTTGATGTGGACGCCGCCGTTGTCACGGCCGGTGCGGACATAGCCCTCCATGGTCGCCGGCTGCGGGTCCTTGCCCAGCACGTCGTCGTCGTACGCGGTCCCCGGGGCCTTCATCGACCGCAGCGCGACGCCCTCGACCCGCGGCGCGAGCAGGCCGGCGCCGATCAGCCAGTCGGCCTCCTCCGCGCTCTGGCCGAGCGTGCGCTGCTTGACCAGGGATCCCAGCACGTCGGACACCGACTCGTTGAGGGCGCCGGGCTGGCCGAAGTAGCTCAGGTTGGCCGTGTACTGGGTCAGACCGTGCGCCAGCTCGTGGGCGATGACGTCGACCGCGACGGTGAAGTCGAGGAAGATCTCGCCGTCACCGTCGCCGAAGACCATCTGTTCGCCGTTCCAGAAGGCGTTCGCGTACTTCTCGTCGTAGTGGACGGACGCGTCCAGCGGCAGTCCCGCGCCGTCGACGGAGCTGCGCCCGTAGGCGGTGAGCAGTTCGAAGGTGGCGCCGAGGCCCGCGTACGCGCGGTTGACGGTGGCGTCCCTGACGGCCTCCTCGCCCTCGCCGCGGGCCCGGACGCCCGGCAGGTCCGTGCCGCCCCGGGCGTCGTAGACGGTCCGGCGCGGGCCGTCGGCCGGGGCGGCGACCGCCCGCGCCGCGGCGCCCAGGACCGTGGTCAGCCGGCGGCCGGTGCGCTGTGCGGCGTCGGCCTGGAGGGTGCGTCGGGCGGGGCCCGACACGGCGGGGTCGTCGGCCCGGGCGAGCCTGTCGAGGATGTGCGGCGGCACGATGCCGCAGAAGACCGGGGTGCGAATGTCCATGAGCGGCAATGTGGCATTGCGTCAAAGGCCTGTCACGGAAAGTGAGACCGGTTAGCGGAATGGAGTGATAGGTCATATTTGACCGTTACTGATCGGTCGTCCCGCATACTGGAACGGGTCCCACGCTCCCGCCGAGGCTCGGCTAGTCTGCTGTGCATCATGCGTTTCGGGCTGCTTCTCCTTAGCTGCCGCGGCGAGGGCCTGTAGTCGTAGGCCGACCCCCTCCCCGCGGAGTCTGGTGCTGCTTCGACTCAGTCGGCCCCCCTTCCTGCAGGATTCGAGGAGCCCTACGCCATGTCCCAGTCGCAGTGGATCGGCCGTCCTACCCCGATCACCAGCACGACGCACACGCAGCAGCCGTCCGGGATGCCGATCCACAAGTACCGCGGGTACGAGTCCGTCGACATCCCCGACCGCACCTGGCCCGAGCAGCGGATCACCAAGGCGCCGCGCTGGCTGTCCACCGATCTGCGTGACGGCAACCAGGCGCTGATCGACCCCATGAGCCCGGCCCGCAAGCGCGAGATGTTCGACCTGCTGGTGCGCATGGGCTACAAGGAGATCGAGGTCGGCTTCCCGTCCTCCGGCGAGACCGACTTCAACTTCGTGCGCTCGATCATCGAGGACGGGGCGATCCCCG
Coding sequences within:
- a CDS encoding helix-turn-helix transcriptional regulator; translated protein: MATSTGHDAKKAHRLRELREFLMSRRARITPAEAGLPDGGARRRTPGLRREEVAVLAGVGVSWYQWLEQGRDITVSPQVLDSVGRVLRLSSAERRHLYVLAGLNPPPPETDPGDRDMCAGLRRLIDAWMPYPAHIMDGYWNTVMYNDAAAAVLGMRPGIVQNCLIAYFTDPVYRARSSGWAENAPQVVAQFRAACSEGPDDEGFRTVVAEAKAASPEFAELWERRDVAPGGQIRKEMQHPLVGRLVVESTQLRVPARPDLVIVMHTPVPDAATDTAAKLEWLASPEGRRGSMYPVAG
- the era gene encoding GTPase Era, with the protein product MSARTQSSEAPHRAGFACFVGRPNAGKSTLTNALVGQKVAITSTRPQTTRHTVRGIVHRPEAQLILVDTPGLHKPRTLLGERLNDIVRTTWAEVDVIGFCLPADQKLGPGDRFIAKELAGIKKTPKVAIITKTDLVDSKTLAEQLIAVDRLGKELGIEWAEIVPVSAVGDTQVQLVADLLIPLLPESPPLYPEGDLTDEPEQVMVAELIREAALEGVRDELPHSIAVVVEEMLPREDRPADRPLLDIHANVYIERPSQKGIIIGPKGKRLKEVGTKSRKHIEALLGTPVFLDLHVKVAKDWQRDPKQLRKLGF
- a CDS encoding protealysin inhibitor emfourin, encoding MRIQVRRTGGFAGIERLAEVDTSDRADAGDVHALAAQAVSEARDTPPIGVPDGFSYQLTVDGRTVYCSDPRLTDAQRQLISLVLKEGS
- a CDS encoding M4 family metallopeptidase; this encodes MDIRTPVFCGIVPPHILDRLARADDPAVSGPARRTLQADAAQRTGRRLTTVLGAAARAVAAPADGPRRTVYDARGGTDLPGVRARGEGEEAVRDATVNRAYAGLGATFELLTAYGRSSVDGAGLPLDASVHYDEKYANAFWNGEQMVFGDGDGEIFLDFTVAVDVIAHELAHGLTQYTANLSYFGQPGALNESVSDVLGSLVKQRTLGQSAEEADWLIGAGLLAPRVEGVALRSMKAPGTAYDDDVLGKDPQPATMEGYVRTGRDNGGVHINSGIPNHAFYLLATRLGGRAWERAGQIWFDVLTGGELTVDADFGSFARLTVAAAAARYGEGEEHEAVLKAWSQVGVKTSD